From a region of the Archocentrus centrarchus isolate MPI-CPG fArcCen1 chromosome 18, fArcCen1, whole genome shotgun sequence genome:
- the LOC115796779 gene encoding tripartite motif-containing protein 16-like: MAQKGVQLDRETFTCSICLDLLKDPVTTSCGHSYCMNCIKRFWDEEEEKKGIHSCPQCRKTFTPRPVLEKNTMLAVLVEELKKTGLQAAPADLCYAGPEDVACDVCTGRKLKAIKSCLSCPASYCEKHLQPHYDAAPLKKHKLVAPSKKLQENICSRHDEVMKIFCLTDQQSICYLCTMDEHKGHETVPAATERTEKQKELEVRRLNIQQRIQDREKDVKLLQQEVEAINGSADKAVEDSEKMLTELIRLIQKRSSDVKQQVRSQQETEVSRVKELQEKLEQEIAELKRKDAELEQLSHTQDHNQFLHNYPSLSALSESTHSSSINIRTLRYFEDVTAAVSETREKLQDILREEWTNISLTVTEVDVLLSPPEPKTRAGFLKYSHKITLDPNTANRQLLLSEGNRKVTRMKQQQSYSDHPDRFTRWCQVLSRESLTGRCYWEVEWRGGIVYVAVTYKNISRAGSSYECGFGWNDKSWALNCDANNYIFRYKKVRTVLSGPRSSRVGVYLDHRAGILSFYSVSETMTLLHRVQTTFTQPLYAGLYLYDGTTAELIKVR, from the coding sequence atggcgCAGAAAGGAGTTCAGCTGGACCGAGAAACCTTCACTTGTTCCatctgtttggatctactgaaggatcCGGTGACTACGAGctgtggacacagctactgcatgaactgtattaaaagattctgggatgaagaggaggagaaaaagggaatccacagctgccctcagtgcaggAAGACTTTCACACCGAGGCCTGTCCTGGAGAAAAACACCATGTTAGCTGTTTtagtggaggagctgaagaagactggactccaagctgctccagctgatctctgctatgctggacctgaagatgtggcctgtgatgtctgcactgggaggaagctgaaagccATCAAGTCCTGTTTATCTTGTCCAGCCTCTTACTGTGAGAAACACCTCCAACCTCACTATGATGCAGCtccattaaagaaacacaagctggtggccccctccaagaagctccaggagaacatctgctctcgtcatgatgaggtgatgaagattttctgtcttactgatcagcagagtatctgttatctctgcacaatggatgaacataaaggccatgaaacagtcccagctgcaacagaaaggactgagaagcagaaggagctcgaggtgagacgactaaacatccagcagagaatccaggaccgagagaaagatgtgaagctgcttcaacaggaggtggaggccatcaatggctctgctgataaagcagtggaggacagtgagaagatgttgactgagctgatccgtctgatccagaaaagaagctctgatgtgaagcagcaggtcagatcccagcaggaaactgaagtgagtcgagtcaaagagcttcaggagaagctggagcaggagatcgctgagctgaagaggaaagacgccgagctggagcagctctcacacacacaggatcacaaccagtttctacacaactacccctcactgtcagcactcagtgagtctacacactcatccagcatcaatattAGAACTCTGAGgtactttgaggatgtgacagcagctgtgtcagagaccagagagaaactacaggacatcctgagagaggaatggacaaacatctcactgacagtcactgaagtggatgttttactgtcaccaccagagccaaagaccagagctggattcttaaaatattcacataaaatcacactggatccaaacacagcaaacagacaGCTGTTATTATCTGAGGGGAACAGAAAAGTAACAAGAATGAAACAACAACAGTCTTattctgatcatccagacagattcactAGATGGTGTCAGGTCCTGAgtagagagagtctgactggacgttgttactgggaggtggagtggagaggggGAATAGTTTATGTAGCAGTTACATACAAGAatatcagcagagcagggagcTCATATGAATGTGGGTTTGGATGGAATGATAAATCTTGGGCATTAAATTGTGATGCAAACAATTATATATTTCGGTACAAGAAGGTTAGAACTGTCCTCTCAGGTCCTCGGTcctccagagtaggagtgtacctggatcacagagcaggtattctgtctttctacagcgtctctgaaaccatgactctcctccacagagtccagaccacattcactcagccgctCTATGCTGGACTTTATCTTTATGATGGAACCACTGCAGAGTTGATTAAAGTCAGATAG